The following coding sequences lie in one Thermodesulforhabdaceae bacterium genomic window:
- a CDS encoding response regulator transcription factor translates to MRGTILLIEDDVLLGDSLRDYLKMHGFSVTWVKERFAEIEQEVDFSRFDLVILDLILPERSGEEILDIIRSQSPVIPVLVLTAKSSIESKKDCFVRGADDYLVKPFEMEELLLRLDALLRRTGAASRHIIEDCVVDQFSGVVFKQGQEIKLSRRAWDLLIYLVKNRGRIIDKDELLKNVWTDAVVTEETLRAYIKELRKLFPRAIETYKGRGYRLV, encoded by the coding sequence ATGCGAGGCACGATTTTACTCATTGAGGATGATGTTTTACTTGGGGATAGTCTCAGAGACTATCTGAAAATGCACGGGTTTTCGGTTACCTGGGTTAAGGAAAGATTTGCTGAGATCGAGCAAGAAGTTGACTTCTCCCGTTTTGACCTTGTTATTCTGGACTTGATTCTACCTGAAAGATCAGGCGAAGAGATTTTAGATATAATACGTTCCCAATCGCCTGTTATTCCGGTTCTGGTGTTAACGGCGAAAAGTAGCATTGAATCCAAAAAAGATTGTTTTGTTCGAGGAGCCGATGATTACCTCGTTAAGCCCTTTGAAATGGAGGAACTTCTCCTGCGGCTTGATGCTTTGCTTCGAAGAACGGGTGCTGCTTCGCGCCACATAATAGAAGATTGCGTGGTGGATCAGTTTTCGGGTGTAGTTTTTAAACAGGGGCAAGAAATAAAATTGAGTCGAAGAGCCTGGGATCTTTTAATATACCTTGTGAAAAATCGAGGACGCATAATTGATAAAGATGAACTTTTAAAAAATGTCTGGACTGATGCTGTTGTTACCGAAGAAACTCTCCGAGCTTATATAAAAGAACTGAGAAAACTGTTTCCTCGAGCCATTGAAACTTACAAGGGAAGAGGTTACAGGCTGGTTTGA
- a CDS encoding efflux RND transporter permease subunit yields the protein MTQNGSHHHHWMNSIVEAFLRGNLSVLLIIVSFVAGFIALSFTPREEDPQIVVPIADVFVNMPGASAAEVERQVSTRLEKLLYQIDGVEYVYSMSFPSRAVITVRFYVGEDRERSWVKLYNKIYANIDQIPPGVTGWVVKPVEIDDVPIVNLTIYSDRYSDYELRRLAEELEIRLQGVKNAGKTYIVGGSPRRILISLDPYKMAAHGICLQDIRTAIAAANGVLPSGELTIGNEAFYVEAGKFLTSADDVGNLIVGVHDGKPVYLKNVAEIRDGPDEPKIYTRIAFGPSAFSKIDPASEVKERREPEGVERFTDYPAVTVAVAKHKGTNAVTVAREIIREAEKFAKEVFPEGVHLRITRNYGKTADEKVNELVEALVVAIAIVILLLAYSIGWREGLIIAFAVPITFSLTLLINMFLGYTINRVTLFALILSLGLVVDDPIVDVENIHRHFVLRKEPPFQAVITAVSEVRPPIIWATFAVIMSFLPMFFITGMMGPYMAPMAVNVPVAMFMSLVVSFTITPWLSLHVLGKVYDRPVHHEKPFVLEETLIFRIYNRVMTPVIENSRIRMAVIGVILLLFAFCGWLVVSKRVPLKMLPFDNKNELQVVVDMPEGTSLERTEAVTYELSRYLLSLKEVTDVTWYVGTASPIDFNGLVRHYYLREGSNVADIRVNFVGKKRRAQQSHAIALRIRNNLTEIARRYGANIKIVEVPPGPPVIATIVAEIYGKSLLQSYDELIGAAKQVRNIMESIPGIVDVDDTLVTPQKKVVWAVDRIKAGVIGINNNQVAQLVSDMIEGGEYGSLRLPDQVHPVKIVARLPRASRSVPEEIGTFMVKNPKGQMVYLSELGWFEERTIDQPIYHKNLKPVVYVFAETAGLPPPEAIFILKDAVSRNASLENFDIVWSGEGEWDITVRVFRDLGIAFGVAVLGIYILLLYQTQSYLLPVIQLIALPLSIIGIIPGFWILNLIFGETVGGWQNHVYFTATAMIGMIALAGIATRNSILLIEFIEERKKEGKPLVRSLIEAGAVRMRAIFLTSLAAMLGAWPITLDPIFSGLAWSLILGISVSTFFTLIVVPMVYFMAYGRREKEIV from the coding sequence ATGACTCAAAACGGCTCCCACCATCATCACTGGATGAACAGCATTGTTGAAGCTTTTCTCCGAGGCAATCTTTCCGTTTTGTTGATTATAGTAAGTTTCGTTGCCGGTTTTATTGCTCTGAGTTTTACCCCTCGTGAAGAAGATCCCCAGATTGTTGTGCCCATTGCGGATGTGTTCGTAAATATGCCCGGCGCATCAGCGGCGGAGGTTGAAAGGCAGGTTTCCACACGGCTGGAAAAACTGCTCTATCAAATAGACGGTGTTGAGTATGTCTATTCTATGAGCTTTCCTTCTAGAGCTGTGATTACTGTGCGTTTTTACGTGGGGGAGGATCGGGAGCGTAGCTGGGTTAAGCTTTACAATAAAATCTACGCCAATATTGATCAAATACCGCCAGGGGTTACAGGCTGGGTGGTAAAGCCCGTGGAAATAGATGATGTTCCCATTGTGAATCTTACTATCTATAGCGATCGCTACAGCGATTATGAACTGAGGCGGCTCGCAGAAGAGCTGGAGATAAGGCTACAGGGAGTAAAGAATGCAGGAAAAACTTACATTGTCGGAGGATCCCCGCGCCGCATCCTGATTTCGCTTGATCCTTATAAAATGGCTGCCCACGGCATATGTCTTCAAGATATTCGAACGGCTATAGCTGCTGCAAATGGTGTCTTGCCTTCGGGCGAATTAACCATCGGAAACGAAGCTTTCTACGTAGAGGCTGGAAAATTCCTCACTTCTGCCGATGATGTCGGGAATCTTATAGTAGGTGTTCACGATGGAAAGCCCGTTTATCTGAAAAATGTTGCCGAAATAAGAGACGGTCCTGATGAGCCAAAGATCTACACCAGGATTGCCTTCGGTCCCAGTGCATTCTCAAAGATAGATCCCGCATCGGAAGTAAAGGAACGGAGAGAACCTGAAGGAGTCGAAAGATTTACTGACTATCCAGCCGTGACCGTGGCGGTAGCAAAGCATAAGGGGACTAATGCTGTCACCGTAGCCAGAGAGATTATCAGGGAAGCGGAGAAGTTCGCCAAGGAGGTTTTTCCAGAGGGAGTCCATCTAAGGATCACGAGAAATTACGGGAAAACTGCAGATGAGAAGGTTAACGAGCTTGTTGAAGCTCTTGTGGTTGCAATTGCTATCGTGATTCTTCTACTTGCTTACAGTATTGGGTGGCGTGAAGGATTGATTATAGCTTTTGCAGTTCCCATAACCTTCAGCCTTACGCTTCTAATTAACATGTTTCTTGGTTATACCATAAATCGAGTAACGCTCTTTGCTCTCATACTTTCCCTGGGACTTGTCGTGGACGATCCAATTGTGGATGTTGAAAATATTCACCGCCATTTTGTCCTCCGCAAGGAACCGCCGTTTCAGGCGGTTATTACGGCGGTTTCTGAAGTAAGGCCTCCAATCATCTGGGCAACCTTTGCGGTCATTATGTCCTTTCTTCCCATGTTTTTCATAACGGGCATGATGGGTCCTTATATGGCGCCTATGGCGGTGAATGTTCCTGTGGCTATGTTCATGAGTCTTGTGGTCTCTTTTACGATAACCCCATGGCTTTCTCTTCATGTGCTGGGAAAGGTCTATGATCGCCCTGTTCATCATGAAAAACCCTTCGTGCTAGAAGAAACTCTTATTTTTCGGATTTATAATCGAGTAATGACCCCTGTTATCGAAAATTCCAGGATTCGCATGGCTGTTATAGGTGTTATTCTGTTGCTGTTTGCCTTTTGTGGATGGCTTGTTGTGAGCAAACGAGTTCCTCTCAAGATGCTCCCCTTTGACAATAAAAACGAACTCCAAGTTGTGGTTGATATGCCTGAAGGAACCTCTCTTGAAAGAACTGAAGCTGTAACTTATGAACTTTCCAGGTATTTGCTGAGCCTTAAGGAAGTGACCGATGTTACCTGGTATGTTGGAACTGCGAGTCCGATAGATTTTAACGGTCTTGTAAGGCATTACTACCTGCGCGAAGGGTCAAATGTGGCGGACATAAGAGTAAACTTTGTGGGAAAGAAGAGACGTGCTCAACAAAGTCACGCTATCGCTCTTCGGATTCGAAATAACCTTACAGAAATTGCCAGGCGCTACGGAGCTAATATAAAGATTGTTGAAGTGCCCCCGGGACCTCCGGTGATAGCCACTATTGTGGCTGAAATTTACGGTAAAAGCCTGCTTCAGTCCTATGATGAGCTTATCGGTGCGGCGAAGCAGGTGCGGAATATTATGGAAAGTATTCCCGGCATCGTGGATGTGGACGATACTCTTGTAACACCTCAAAAAAAGGTGGTCTGGGCTGTGGATCGTATAAAAGCCGGCGTAATTGGTATAAACAATAACCAGGTTGCCCAGCTTGTGTCGGACATGATTGAAGGCGGAGAATATGGTTCTCTCCGGCTTCCCGATCAGGTTCATCCTGTGAAGATAGTGGCGAGACTTCCCAGAGCCAGCAGATCGGTTCCGGAAGAAATTGGAACCTTTATGGTTAAGAACCCGAAGGGACAAATGGTTTATCTGTCTGAGCTGGGCTGGTTTGAGGAACGCACGATCGATCAGCCAATTTACCATAAAAACCTTAAGCCAGTAGTGTATGTTTTTGCCGAAACTGCAGGTCTTCCTCCGCCGGAAGCCATTTTCATTTTGAAAGATGCTGTCTCTCGCAATGCTTCTCTAGAAAACTTTGACATAGTCTGGTCTGGAGAAGGAGAATGGGACATCACGGTGAGAGTTTTCCGCGACCTCGGAATCGCCTTTGGTGTGGCAGTGCTCGGTATTTATATCTTGCTTCTTTACCAGACGCAAAGCTATCTCTTGCCCGTTATTCAGCTTATAGCTCTTCCTCTATCCATTATCGGCATTATTCCAGGATTTTGGATTTTGAACCTTATTTTTGGGGAAACGGTTGGAGGCTGGCAAAACCATGTGTATTTCACAGCCACAGCCATGATCGGCATGATAGCTCTGGCGGGTATCGCTACCAGAAATTCCATTCTTCTCATTGAATTCATCGAAGAACGTAAGAAAGAAGGAAAGCCTCTGGTTAGGTCTCTTATTGAAGCGGGGGCGGTCAGAATGCGAGCAATTTTTCTGACTTCTCTTGCCGCTATGCTTGGTGCCTGGCCTATTACTCTGGATCCCATCTTTTCCGGGCTTGCCTGGTCGCTAATACTGGGAATAAGCGTCTCCACTTTCTTTACTCTGATAGTTGTTCCGATGGTTTATTTCATGGCTTATGGACGTAGGGAAAAAGAAATCGTTTAA
- the flgC gene encoding flagellar basal body rod protein FlgC, producing the protein MSFDKILKISSSGLSANRAWMTTVAANLANVNTTRTDDGQPYRRRTVIFETAPVEESFSAVLKRQEDALEKVRVADIVPDGRDFKEVYDPSHPDADARGMVKYPNINPVEEMANLMEASRAYEANLTVLDTTKQIILRALELGK; encoded by the coding sequence ATGAGTTTCGATAAAATATTGAAAATCAGTTCGTCCGGGCTTAGTGCAAACAGAGCCTGGATGACAACGGTGGCCGCCAATCTCGCTAACGTTAATACAACCAGAACTGACGATGGACAGCCTTACAGAAGAAGGACGGTAATTTTTGAAACTGCTCCAGTAGAGGAAAGTTTTTCTGCTGTTCTAAAGCGTCAGGAAGATGCTCTTGAGAAAGTCAGAGTAGCCGACATTGTGCCGGATGGAAGAGATTTCAAGGAGGTTTATGATCCGTCTCACCCCGATGCCGATGCCCGAGGTATGGTAAAATATCCAAATATCAATCCCGTAGAAGAGATGGCAAATCTTATGGAAGCGTCGAGAGCCTATGAAGCCAACCTTACTGTGCTTGATACGACCAAACAGATCATTCTTAGGGCTTTGGAACTCGGAAAATAA
- the fliE gene encoding flagellar hook-basal body complex protein FliE, with amino-acid sequence MSINGVSLNKLVNMEVTPKKEVVEKGGEDGFPSFVSEVGNAIKKVDASQKEADQVMEEGAIKGVEDIHEAMIKLQEAEISLRLFMQIRNKAIDAYREIMRMQV; translated from the coding sequence ATGAGCATTAACGGCGTTTCTCTAAATAAACTAGTCAATATGGAAGTTACACCAAAGAAAGAAGTAGTTGAGAAAGGTGGAGAAGATGGTTTTCCATCTTTTGTCTCGGAAGTTGGAAACGCCATAAAGAAAGTTGACGCCTCGCAGAAGGAAGCTGATCAGGTCATGGAAGAGGGGGCTATTAAGGGTGTTGAGGATATTCACGAAGCCATGATAAAACTTCAGGAAGCGGAGATAAGCTTGAGACTCTTTATGCAGATCAGGAACAAAGCCATTGATGCTTACAGGGAAATTATGAGAATGCAGGTCTAA
- the flgB gene encoding flagellar basal body rod protein FlgB: MKTTGVFEKTVRLIEDRLSLNTRRQELVASNIANVDTPGYVAKDISFEEVLKKAMEPKLQLVSSHPQHVKNPEPEEVLKREADRVNIEMTGPVDLEEEMAKLTRNNIEYQFLVTMLNKKFALLKLALTEGGGV; the protein is encoded by the coding sequence ATGAAGACCACCGGTGTCTTTGAAAAAACCGTCCGTTTAATTGAAGACCGTTTATCACTTAACACCAGACGTCAAGAACTTGTCGCATCTAACATCGCTAATGTTGACACTCCCGGTTATGTAGCAAAAGATATCTCTTTCGAAGAAGTTCTTAAGAAAGCTATGGAACCGAAACTCCAGCTAGTTTCATCGCATCCTCAGCATGTTAAAAATCCAGAACCTGAAGAAGTTCTTAAGAGAGAAGCTGATCGAGTCAATATCGAAATGACAGGACCAGTAGATCTTGAAGAAGAAATGGCAAAGCTTACTCGCAATAACATCGAATATCAGTTTCTTGTAACCATGCTTAATAAGAAATTTGCTCTTTTGAAGTTAGCTCTTACCGAAGGGGGAGGTGTGTAA
- the ftsH gene encoding ATP-dependent zinc metalloprotease FtsH: MNDSNIKSNPLDSIKEQLTSGGQPPHPPDRHDMSKKMHFSIWYFILVFLFLSWLHDLWIFKQNVANLPYSTFKTMVSEGKVERVVIGEDTISGVFKSSEDGKKYFSTVKLQDSDLISFLDRYGVTYSGEKQNKLLNAILSWVVPLVIFIIVWSYVLRRMGGPQGVLSFGKARAKIYAEKDVGVTFDDVAGIDEAKRELQEIVEYLKNPEKFVRLGAKIPKGVLLVGAPGTGKTLLARAVAGEASVPFFSMSGSDFVEMFVGVGAARVRDLFAQAKANAPCIIFIDELDALGKARGINPLGSHDEREQTLNQLLVEMDGFDSSSGVIIMAATNRPEILDPALLRPGRFDRHIAIDRPDIKGREAILNIHTKKIKLCDDVDLKKIAAMTPGFVGADLANLVNEAALMAARRDADCVNMKDFQEALDRIIAGLEKKNRAINPREKEIVAYHEAGHALVAMAVPNADPVNKVSIIPRGIGALGYTQQMPTEDRYLLTRQELIDRISVLLGGRVAEELVFGDVSTGAMNDLQRATDIVKRMITEYGMSERLGPLTFRREARSPFLQTESAPPFLTERDFSERTAEMIDEEMKELIEKIHARTRNILQKSRSWLDRMARELLEKEVLEGEDLERFAQEFKAFWQTVETEEKLNEQKEGSV; the protein is encoded by the coding sequence ATGAATGATTCTAACATCAAGAGCAATCCTCTCGACTCAATCAAGGAACAATTAACTAGTGGAGGGCAACCACCTCATCCGCCTGATCGCCATGATATGTCTAAGAAAATGCATTTTTCTATCTGGTATTTCATACTGGTGTTCCTTTTCCTTTCCTGGCTTCATGATCTGTGGATCTTCAAGCAGAATGTTGCAAACTTGCCTTATTCAACCTTTAAGACCATGGTGAGCGAAGGTAAGGTGGAACGAGTTGTTATCGGGGAAGATACTATATCCGGTGTCTTCAAGTCTTCTGAAGATGGCAAGAAATATTTTTCTACAGTAAAACTTCAAGATTCGGATCTAATATCCTTTCTGGATCGTTATGGCGTAACCTATTCGGGAGAAAAGCAGAATAAGTTACTTAATGCCATACTTTCGTGGGTTGTGCCCCTGGTAATATTTATAATTGTGTGGAGCTACGTCCTCAGGCGAATGGGGGGACCTCAGGGAGTTCTTTCCTTTGGGAAAGCTCGAGCCAAAATCTACGCCGAAAAAGATGTTGGAGTTACCTTTGACGATGTTGCTGGTATAGATGAAGCCAAGAGAGAACTGCAGGAAATAGTTGAGTATCTCAAGAACCCGGAGAAATTTGTGCGGCTTGGAGCTAAAATTCCAAAGGGTGTTTTGTTGGTTGGAGCTCCAGGAACAGGAAAAACTTTACTTGCTCGAGCAGTGGCGGGGGAAGCCAGCGTGCCATTTTTCAGTATGAGTGGGTCCGATTTTGTGGAAATGTTTGTGGGTGTGGGAGCCGCTCGAGTCCGCGATCTGTTCGCTCAGGCGAAAGCCAACGCCCCCTGTATTATTTTTATCGATGAGCTGGACGCTCTTGGGAAAGCCCGCGGTATCAATCCTCTGGGAAGTCATGACGAACGAGAACAGACCCTTAACCAGTTGCTCGTAGAAATGGATGGATTTGATTCTTCATCGGGTGTCATTATCATGGCTGCCACCAATCGTCCTGAAATTCTCGATCCGGCTCTTTTGAGACCCGGCCGTTTCGACCGTCATATTGCAATAGATCGTCCGGATATCAAGGGGCGAGAAGCAATTCTTAACATTCATACGAAAAAAATAAAGCTTTGCGATGATGTTGATCTGAAAAAGATCGCTGCCATGACCCCGGGATTTGTCGGAGCAGATCTGGCGAATCTTGTTAATGAAGCGGCTCTTATGGCTGCAAGAAGAGACGCCGATTGCGTGAATATGAAGGATTTTCAGGAAGCTCTCGATCGCATAATCGCCGGACTTGAAAAGAAAAACCGGGCAATTAACCCGAGAGAAAAAGAGATAGTAGCTTACCACGAAGCTGGGCACGCTCTGGTGGCAATGGCAGTGCCTAATGCTGATCCGGTGAATAAAGTTTCTATCATTCCCAGAGGGATCGGAGCCCTTGGATACACTCAACAGATGCCCACCGAAGATCGATACCTTCTGACTCGACAGGAACTCATTGACCGAATAAGCGTCCTTCTCGGAGGACGTGTGGCGGAGGAACTGGTCTTCGGTGACGTCTCAACAGGGGCGATGAATGATCTTCAGCGCGCAACAGACATTGTAAAGCGTATGATCACTGAATACGGAATGAGTGAGCGACTGGGACCTCTTACTTTTCGCCGCGAAGCAAGATCACCTTTCCTTCAAACGGAGTCTGCTCCGCCTTTCCTTACCGAACGCGACTTCAGCGAACGCACGGCTGAAATGATAGACGAGGAAATGAAAGAACTGATTGAGAAGATTCACGCTCGAACTCGAAATATTTTACAAAAGTCTCGCAGTTGGCTCGATCGTATGGCTCGCGAATTGCTAGAAAAAGAAGTTTTGGAAGGGGAAGATTTAGAACGATTTGCGCAGGAATTCAAAGCATTCTGGCAAACGGTGGAAACCGAGGAGAAGCTCAATGAACAAAAGGAAGGAAGTGTTTAA
- a CDS encoding efflux RND transporter periplasmic adaptor subunit, with protein sequence MNKRKEVFKGVGSLALLLLMMAWLSGAFVSKVKPGEAKITEPAAKPQETVPVREVAYPFEAEQVGTIRTKADTWVSSRIMAQVKEILVSEGASVRGIETGAPTVLARLDDRDLRAKVQQAESNLQAAKRAVEMAKAQLEAAKANLSSAKAQKERVSADYRRYQELYKQGAATAQQLEHMRAQFITAESQYSGAFNQVQSAQADLSRMEAQVSQAEAGLAEARTMLDYAVIRAPFSGKVVKKMVEVGTMVSPGQPLFYIESPSQPELHAWVAESLLPFVSVGSRFDVTIDALKKTIPGVVREIVPQSESSTRTVLVKIALPPEKDLVNGLFGRFTISYGSYSTLVIPKKAIKEVGQIRIVHVLKPDGSVSRRFVTVGRIHGDFIEVLTGLIAGEEVVVQ encoded by the coding sequence ATGAACAAAAGGAAGGAAGTGTTTAAGGGCGTTGGAAGTCTGGCGCTGCTTCTCCTGATGATGGCGTGGCTTTCTGGTGCCTTCGTTAGCAAGGTAAAGCCCGGAGAGGCGAAAATTACCGAGCCGGCAGCAAAGCCACAGGAAACGGTGCCTGTTAGGGAAGTGGCTTATCCCTTCGAAGCCGAACAGGTTGGAACGATAAGAACTAAAGCGGATACTTGGGTTTCAAGTCGCATCATGGCTCAGGTTAAGGAAATCCTCGTTTCGGAAGGAGCATCTGTCCGGGGAATTGAAACGGGCGCCCCTACCGTTCTTGCTCGTCTCGACGATCGTGACCTTAGAGCAAAGGTTCAGCAGGCTGAATCAAATCTTCAAGCGGCTAAAAGAGCTGTAGAGATGGCTAAGGCTCAGCTTGAAGCAGCAAAGGCAAACCTGTCTTCGGCAAAAGCTCAAAAAGAGCGCGTCTCTGCTGACTACCGAAGATATCAAGAGCTTTACAAACAGGGAGCAGCCACTGCTCAGCAGCTGGAACACATGAGAGCTCAGTTTATTACGGCTGAATCCCAATATTCTGGGGCTTTCAATCAAGTGCAATCGGCTCAAGCAGACCTTTCCCGTATGGAAGCCCAGGTATCGCAGGCGGAAGCCGGTCTTGCCGAAGCGAGAACCATGCTTGATTATGCCGTTATTCGAGCTCCCTTCAGCGGCAAAGTTGTTAAAAAGATGGTCGAGGTGGGCACAATGGTTTCCCCTGGACAGCCCCTTTTTTACATCGAAAGTCCTTCTCAGCCAGAACTTCATGCCTGGGTGGCGGAATCTCTTCTTCCTTTTGTTTCTGTGGGAAGTCGCTTCGACGTGACTATTGACGCTCTCAAGAAGACAATCCCGGGAGTTGTTCGGGAAATCGTGCCCCAGTCTGAGTCATCGACCAGAACAGTGCTTGTTAAAATTGCCCTCCCGCCGGAAAAAGATCTTGTTAACGGCTTGTTTGGAAGATTTACCATTTCTTACGGTTCTTATTCGACTTTAGTGATTCCTAAAAAGGCTATAAAAGAAGTTGGGCAGATCAGGATAGTCCACGTATTGAAGCCGGATGGCTCTGTATCAAGGAGATTTGTAACTGTTGGACGAATTCATGGTGATTTTATAGAGGTGCTTACAGGGCTTATCGCCGGAGAAGAGGTAGTAGTGCAATGA
- the fliF gene encoding flagellar basal-body MS-ring/collar protein FliF: protein MALERFKNISSSLRDWWGKATLPQRIFVVGSILAVLGSVGFVLYEINKPDYVLLYGNVPEQEMASVVDHLKQAKIPYRIEESRIFVPRANLYDARLSLAKAGIPKGSGVGFEIFDEQKLGSTEFVQKVNYQRALQGELARTIAQLEKIEDARVHLVLPEESLFVRDEKPPSAAIVVKLKRGQQLSPSELQGIVHFVSSAVKGLTDDHVTIMSTDGQVLFKKDPTQSSFELSDLQLRYKQRLEEELQRKIQSMLAPVIGNEGVISRVTLDLDFNQIKISEEMVDPDSATPRSQQRIVEKMQGASKKPKGNPDVPINVESKLLTSSPNKPEEAGGGQSSERQEEIVNYELNKTTRQVVYAPGTIKRLSVAVLVDGPYKEEKDKKTVKKVFVGRSSDEMKAIEDIVKKAVGYNDVRGDQVSVTNIPFAGEVPPVLPPVQRWIALAREHYKPFLNLLLVVLVFFLIVRPVLKRLERMAPPEAVRELPPVERMEALPPVEEAPKELSPRERAIIIAKEQPEKAAEIIRAWLREEV, encoded by the coding sequence ATGGCTCTGGAACGTTTCAAAAATATATCTAGTAGCTTGCGGGATTGGTGGGGGAAGGCAACACTTCCCCAAAGGATCTTTGTTGTGGGTTCCATCCTGGCTGTTCTGGGGAGCGTCGGCTTTGTTTTGTATGAAATCAACAAGCCGGATTATGTGCTGCTTTACGGCAATGTCCCAGAACAGGAGATGGCATCCGTTGTGGATCATCTCAAGCAGGCAAAGATCCCGTATAGAATTGAAGAAAGTCGTATATTTGTCCCAAGAGCTAATCTCTATGACGCTAGACTTTCTCTGGCAAAAGCCGGGATACCCAAAGGAAGCGGCGTAGGGTTTGAAATCTTCGATGAGCAAAAACTTGGTAGCACAGAATTTGTTCAAAAAGTCAATTACCAGCGAGCTCTTCAAGGGGAACTTGCCAGAACCATAGCCCAGCTTGAAAAAATTGAAGATGCCAGAGTTCACCTGGTGCTTCCGGAAGAATCTCTTTTCGTCCGAGATGAAAAACCGCCCAGTGCCGCTATCGTAGTGAAGCTAAAAAGGGGGCAACAACTTAGTCCATCTGAACTTCAGGGCATAGTGCATTTTGTCTCTAGCGCCGTTAAGGGTCTTACCGACGATCACGTGACCATCATGAGCACCGATGGTCAGGTTCTTTTCAAAAAAGATCCGACTCAGTCTTCTTTTGAACTTTCCGATCTACAACTCCGATATAAACAGCGACTTGAAGAGGAGCTTCAGCGTAAAATTCAGTCTATGCTTGCACCTGTGATAGGCAATGAAGGAGTTATCTCAAGAGTGACGTTGGATCTCGACTTTAACCAAATAAAAATTTCAGAAGAGATGGTAGATCCTGATAGTGCAACGCCTCGAAGTCAACAACGTATTGTGGAGAAAATGCAGGGGGCATCCAAAAAACCAAAAGGAAACCCTGATGTTCCTATTAACGTGGAGAGCAAGCTTCTCACCAGTAGCCCGAATAAACCCGAAGAAGCTGGGGGCGGTCAGAGTTCGGAACGTCAGGAAGAAATTGTAAATTACGAACTAAATAAAACAACACGTCAGGTTGTTTATGCACCGGGAACAATAAAACGCCTTTCTGTTGCCGTGTTAGTTGATGGCCCCTATAAAGAAGAAAAAGACAAAAAGACTGTCAAAAAGGTATTTGTTGGTCGTAGTTCTGATGAAATGAAAGCGATTGAAGACATTGTAAAAAAAGCTGTTGGTTATAATGATGTTAGAGGCGATCAGGTAAGTGTTACCAACATACCCTTTGCAGGGGAAGTTCCACCTGTTTTGCCACCCGTGCAGAGATGGATCGCTCTGGCCAGGGAACATTACAAGCCATTTCTTAATCTCCTTCTTGTGGTCCTAGTCTTCTTCTTGATCGTAAGACCTGTTCTTAAAAGGCTTGAAAGGATGGCACCTCCTGAGGCTGTCAGGGAACTTCCACCGGTAGAGAGAATGGAGGCGCTTCCTCCGGTTGAAGAAGCTCCAAAAGAGCTTTCTCCTCGAGAAAGAGCGATTATAATTGCTAAGGAACAACCTGAAAAAGCGGCGGAAATTATTCGCGCCTGGTTAAGAGAAGAGGTGTAA